A region from the Aerosakkonema funiforme FACHB-1375 genome encodes:
- a CDS encoding DevA family ABC transporter ATP-binding protein — MSNQPVVLIENLNHYFGQGSLKKQALFDINLELRRGEVVILTGPSGCGKTTLLTLIGSLRSPQEGSLKILGREMRGAGKKQQVEIRRQIGYIFQAHNLLKCLTAEQNVRMSMELHNGISVREVKAKSVAMLEAVGLGNRVDYYPDNLSGGQKQRVAIARALVSHPKLVLADEPTAALDSKSGRDVVELMQRLAKEQGCTILMVTHDNRILDVADRIVSMEDGRLIQDTTAALASHS; from the coding sequence ATGAGCAATCAACCAGTTGTTTTAATTGAAAATCTCAACCATTACTTTGGGCAAGGTTCCCTCAAAAAACAAGCTTTATTTGATATTAACCTAGAATTAAGAAGGGGAGAAGTTGTCATCTTAACCGGGCCGTCAGGGTGTGGAAAAACCACCTTACTAACGTTAATTGGGAGTTTGCGATCGCCTCAAGAAGGCAGCTTGAAAATTTTAGGCCGAGAAATGCGGGGTGCCGGCAAAAAACAACAAGTAGAAATTCGTCGGCAGATTGGCTATATTTTCCAAGCACATAACTTGCTGAAATGCTTAACTGCCGAACAAAATGTGCGAATGTCGATGGAACTGCACAATGGCATTTCTGTACGAGAAGTGAAAGCAAAATCGGTGGCTATGCTAGAGGCTGTAGGCTTGGGAAATCGAGTCGATTACTATCCGGATAACCTTTCTGGGGGACAAAAACAACGGGTAGCGATCGCACGCGCCTTAGTAAGTCATCCCAAATTAGTTTTAGCAGACGAACCCACCGCTGCGCTAGACAGCAAATCAGGTCGCGATGTCGTGGAATTAATGCAGCGTTTGGCCAAAGAACAGGGGTGTACCATCTTAATGGTGACTCACGACAACCGCATTTTAGATGTAGCCGATCGCATCGTTAGTATGGAAGACGGTCGTTTGATCCAAGATACAACCGCAGCCCTTGCATCTCATAGTTAG